GACCCGATACCGAGCTGTTCGGGCTTCAATATTTCGATGCGGTAAGCATCGATCACGATGTCGAAGGTCGCGCCGGCGAAGCCGACAAGGATTGCAGCGAGCGCGGTCTGGAAAATGTCGGCCTTCGGGTCCTGCAGCGCGAGGTTGCCGACCGCCGCCATGACGAGCACCGCTGCGACTATCATCCATGACACGCGCTGCCCCATGCGGCCGATCCCCGGCAGGCGGACGCCATCGACGACCCACGACCACAGCGGCTTCAGGTTGTAGACGAGGAAAGCGAGCGTGAAGGCGGTGACGGTCTTTTTATCGATACCATCCTGCGCCAGCCGCGTTGTCAGCGTCGCGCCGATCATCGCATAGGGAAAGCCCGAGGACACTCCGAGCAGGAACGCCGCAACGGGCGCGCGCTCCAGATAGGGCCGGATGCTGCCCCACCAGCTCTGCGGCGGCGGTGTCATCGTATCTGGCTGCAAACCGGCTTCTCCCCCCCTGCATCCCGTCGGATGCTCGACCTTTAGGTCAACGCCTAAAGCGTCGGAGATAAATTGGAAGCGGCTATTTGGCGGTTCGCCCGATCCATCGCACGGCGCGCACGGTTCCGCCTTCGCGATCCTGCAGTACCGCCGCCCAGCGGTCGGCGCCGCGCCGGTCTGCTATGCCGTCGGGGATCGCGGCCGTGCACGGCGCGTCGCCCGCGCAGGGAACCACCATTTCGTCGAGCACTACGTTCGAATAGGTCAGCCGACGTGCGCTATTCTCGCCGCTGCCGACGGCGACGCTTGCACGGCGGGCGATGGCCAGAAAGCGCAATTCGACGCCCGCCTGCGCCCGCGACGCGGCGACGCGGTCGCCCGACCGCACGATCTCGACCGGACTTGCGTCACGCGCGGCGGATGCGATCAGGCGGTGCAAGTCGCGCTCGTCGGATCCGACCGTCGCCGCACGGCCCTGGACGACCGCCTCGGGCGTATAAACACCGCTGCCGGGCAGGCCGCGCGCGGCGTAACGGCGCTGCAGACCGTCGTTTGCCGGACGGGCCAGCGTATCTTTCCAGCCCAGCCGGTCCCAATAGGTCACCGGGCGGCTGATCGCGACAACGCCCCCCTCGCCGTCTAGTTTCTCGAGCAATTGATCGGCCGGCGGGCACGAGGAGCAGCCCTGCGATGTGAACAG
This DNA window, taken from Sphingopyxis sp. PAMC25046, encodes the following:
- a CDS encoding DUF1223 domain-containing protein, whose amino-acid sequence is MRYLSFAMLSTFAIGAAFAAVSIHAGPGKSGPSPNRPVLVELFTSQGCSSCPPADQLLEKLDGEGGVVAISRPVTYWDRLGWKDTLARPANDGLQRRYAARGLPGSGVYTPEAVVQGRAATVGSDERDLHRLIASAARDASPVEIVRSGDRVAASRAQAGVELRFLAIARRASVAVGSGENSARRLTYSNVVLDEMVVPCAGDAPCTAAIPDGIADRRGADRWAAVLQDREGGTVRAVRWIGRTAK